The following coding sequences are from one Shewanella violacea DSS12 window:
- a CDS encoding YfcL family protein: protein MLEQYETSLYEWIDDIVAKGDEDALFASGYLQGHFAVAISQLEVEAVQGIAALGEKMDVCLQLAKKELDDADFALVASAWQQLNEKLSA from the coding sequence ATGTTAGAGCAGTATGAAACATCATTATATGAGTGGATCGACGATATCGTAGCCAAAGGGGATGAAGATGCCCTATTTGCCAGTGGTTACCTTCAGGGGCATTTCGCGGTGGCTATTTCTCAGCTAGAAGTCGAAGCTGTACAAGGCATTGCAGCTCTTGGTGAGAAGATGGATGTATGTCTGCAGCTGGCTAAGAAAGAGCTAGATGATGCCGATTTTGCTTTGGTCGCCTCTGCATGGCAGCAGCTGAATGAAAAGCTCAGCGCGTGA
- a CDS encoding ATP-NAD kinase family protein — MAIRFRLGLIINPFAGLGGSVALKGSDGVAEEALARGAEPKAQLRMQQALEVILPYQDKIEVITASGDMGETLAKEMGFDVRVVHQVSGKSEAGDTQLVVKHLLNEELDLLLFAGGDGTARDIYCVADENMPVLGVPAGVKIHSGVYGITPHASGMVVKMLLDGDLVSLMSADVMDIDEVAFRKGTVRAKCYGEMLVPAEPRYIQAVKMGGIEIDELVLSDIAAEVIENMEDELYIMGSGSTVAALMSELQLENTLLGVDVVQDSRVIGADLGAKQLLDMTRDQPVKLVITLIGGQGHILGRGNQQLSSELIKRVGKDNIIILATKTKLKALEGRPLIVDSGDPELDKDLCGYYRVITGYHDYVMYQVANPDLNLDSRAITG, encoded by the coding sequence ATGGCAATTCGATTTCGTCTGGGGTTGATTATTAACCCTTTCGCAGGTCTTGGGGGCAGCGTTGCACTCAAGGGCAGTGATGGTGTGGCTGAAGAAGCGTTGGCGCGCGGGGCTGAGCCTAAGGCGCAATTACGTATGCAACAGGCACTCGAAGTGATCTTACCCTATCAAGATAAGATTGAAGTTATCACCGCTTCCGGCGACATGGGTGAAACCTTGGCTAAGGAGATGGGCTTTGATGTTCGTGTGGTGCATCAGGTTTCCGGCAAGAGTGAAGCTGGAGATACTCAGCTTGTGGTTAAACACCTCTTAAATGAAGAGTTAGACTTGCTGTTGTTTGCCGGTGGAGATGGAACCGCGCGTGACATCTATTGTGTGGCCGATGAGAATATGCCAGTTCTGGGTGTACCCGCTGGGGTTAAAATTCACTCAGGCGTATACGGCATCACGCCACATGCCTCAGGCATGGTGGTCAAGATGCTTCTCGATGGTGACTTGGTGAGCTTGATGAGCGCCGATGTGATGGATATCGATGAGGTGGCTTTTAGAAAAGGCACAGTAAGAGCCAAGTGTTACGGTGAAATGTTAGTGCCCGCGGAGCCAAGGTATATTCAGGCGGTAAAGATGGGCGGAATAGAAATCGATGAATTGGTGCTTAGTGATATCGCCGCCGAAGTCATAGAGAATATGGAAGATGAGCTTTATATCATGGGCTCTGGCAGTACGGTCGCCGCCTTGATGTCTGAGTTACAGCTTGAAAACACCTTGCTGGGTGTCGATGTGGTGCAGGACAGTCGAGTGATTGGTGCCGACTTAGGTGCCAAACAGTTATTGGATATGACTAGAGATCAGCCAGTTAAGTTAGTGATCACCTTGATAGGTGGACAAGGGCATATTCTGGGTCGAGGTAATCAACAGTTGTCCAGTGAGCTGATAAAACGTGTTGGCAAGGACAATATCATCATCTTGGCGACAAAAACTAAGTTAAAAGCACTTGAAGGACGGCCCTTAATTGTGGATAGTGGCGACCCTGAATTAGACAAAGATCTGTGTGGCTATTATCGGGTTATTACAGGTTACCACGATTACGTTATGTACCAGGTTGCTAATCCCGACTTGAACCTAGATAGCAGAGCTATCACAGGTTAG
- the prmB gene encoding 50S ribosomal protein L3 N(5)-glutamine methyltransferase: MDKIFVDEAVTELRTIGDMLRWGVSRFNDANIYYGHGTDNAWDEAIALVFHALHLPEEIGQQVIHSNLTSSEKHKIVELIIRRVRERLPVPYLTNKAMFAGLEFFVDERVLVPRSPIAEMIANRFSPWLYNKQVNRVLDLCTGSACIAIACAYEFDEAEVDALDISADALDVAQINIENLGVMDRVFPIESDIFSAIPKGPHYDLIVSNPPYVDAEDIGDMPDEYQHEPEIGLASGRDGLDLTKRILANAADYMTTDGLLVVEVGNSMVHLMEQFPDVPFTWVAFENGGDGVFVLTRDQLVENESLFAIYKDSE; the protein is encoded by the coding sequence TTGGATAAGATTTTTGTAGATGAAGCCGTAACTGAACTACGTACCATAGGTGATATGTTGCGTTGGGGCGTGAGCCGTTTTAATGATGCCAATATTTATTATGGTCATGGAACCGATAATGCCTGGGATGAGGCTATAGCGTTAGTTTTTCATGCCCTTCACCTACCTGAAGAGATAGGTCAGCAAGTTATCCACTCTAATCTCACCAGCAGTGAGAAGCATAAAATCGTCGAGCTTATTATTCGTCGTGTAAGAGAACGCCTGCCGGTTCCTTACTTGACCAATAAGGCCATGTTTGCCGGGCTTGAATTTTTTGTCGATGAACGTGTGCTGGTACCGCGCTCTCCGATTGCCGAGATGATCGCCAATCGTTTCAGCCCTTGGCTGTATAATAAACAAGTTAACCGCGTACTTGATTTATGTACAGGCAGTGCTTGTATCGCTATCGCATGTGCCTATGAGTTCGATGAGGCAGAAGTAGATGCATTAGACATCAGTGCCGATGCCCTGGATGTTGCACAAATCAATATAGAGAATCTAGGCGTGATGGATAGGGTCTTTCCTATCGAGTCAGATATTTTCTCTGCGATACCTAAAGGTCCTCATTACGATCTTATCGTGTCGAACCCGCCATATGTGGACGCCGAAGATATCGGTGATATGCCAGATGAATACCAGCACGAACCTGAGATCGGTTTGGCATCGGGACGTGATGGACTCGACCTAACTAAACGCATTCTGGCCAATGCTGCCGACTACATGACCACAGATGGTTTACTGGTTGTCGAAGTGGGTAACTCTATGGTTCACCTGATGGAACAATTCCCCGATGTGCCGTTCACTTGGGTGGCATTCGAAAATGGCGGCGACGGTGTGTTTGTCTTGACCCGTGATCAGCTAGTCGAAAATGAATCTCTATTCGCCATCTATAAAGACAGCGAATAA
- a CDS encoding MFS transporter: protein MDQTSQVSTQLRWISACYFFFFAILGVMVPYLGVFFENRGFDPQEIGFLLAILMATRIIAPNVWAMVADRTGMRAQLVKWGAAAASVSYLTFFYDGSFTYLAVSLCVYTFFWNSILAQLEVITLETLGENTSRYGAIRSFGSLGYLVFVVAVGFGISVWGTEILPYVGMVLFIGLLLSTLPLPSKRALVKAKGDTPKLTLDKGIIWFLISAILLQMSAGPFYGFFVLYLKQAGYTEAVAGIYVALGVLAEILMFMIAPKLLSRFGVKRLLVASLGFTGIRWLLMAYLVDSFIWLGVSQLLHAFTFGLVHAASIQFVHSRFDANHRSKGQALYASLSFGVGGALGTWLCGMIWGDGSGAYLAWIGAAICAFLAMLAVYFIPKQVKSIKQTG from the coding sequence ATGGACCAAACATCTCAAGTCAGTACCCAACTCCGCTGGATCAGCGCCTGTTATTTCTTCTTCTTTGCCATCTTAGGCGTCATGGTGCCTTATCTGGGGGTTTTCTTCGAAAACCGCGGCTTTGATCCCCAGGAGATAGGCTTTCTGTTGGCCATTTTAATGGCCACGCGGATTATAGCCCCCAATGTTTGGGCCATGGTAGCCGACAGAACGGGCATGCGTGCCCAGCTCGTCAAGTGGGGAGCCGCAGCTGCCTCGGTAAGCTATCTCACCTTTTTTTATGATGGCAGCTTTACCTATCTTGCAGTGAGTCTGTGTGTCTATACCTTCTTCTGGAATTCTATTTTGGCCCAGCTTGAGGTGATCACCTTAGAAACCTTAGGAGAAAATACCTCCCGCTACGGCGCCATTCGCAGTTTTGGCAGTCTAGGATATTTGGTCTTTGTCGTGGCAGTCGGTTTCGGTATTTCTGTTTGGGGCACAGAGATTTTACCCTATGTCGGCATGGTGTTATTTATTGGATTACTGCTCAGTACACTGCCTTTACCCTCGAAACGCGCCCTGGTTAAGGCGAAAGGTGACACGCCTAAGCTCACCTTAGATAAAGGCATTATCTGGTTTTTAATTTCGGCAATATTATTACAGATGAGCGCGGGGCCATTTTATGGATTCTTCGTGCTCTATCTTAAGCAAGCTGGATATACAGAAGCTGTGGCAGGCATCTATGTCGCCCTGGGTGTTCTAGCCGAAATATTGATGTTTATGATAGCGCCTAAGCTATTGAGCCGATTTGGAGTCAAACGACTGTTAGTGGCCAGTTTAGGGTTTACCGGGATCCGCTGGCTATTAATGGCATACTTGGTTGATAGCTTTATCTGGCTTGGTGTGAGCCAACTCTTACATGCCTTTACCTTTGGCTTAGTCCACGCGGCCTCTATTCAATTCGTCCATAGCCGCTTCGATGCCAATCACAGAAGTAAAGGTCAGGCCTTATATGCCAGTCTTAGCTTCGGGGTCGGCGGGGCTCTTGGCACTTGGTTATGTGGCATGATCTGGGGAGATGGTTCCGGGGCCTACTTAGCCTGGATTGGCGCGGCTATTTGTGCTTTTCTTGCCATGTTGGCGGTTTACTTTATACCTAAGCAGGTCAAAAGCATTAAGCAAACAGGTTAA